The genome window CACCGCGCCTCACGGTTCGCCCCAGGCCTCCGCGTCGTCCCACGCCTGGTCTTCGGCCTCGGGCCGGGACCGGTAGGCGTGCCGGTCGAGCTCAGAGCGGCGACGCCACACTGCCCGGCGGAGCCCTTCCCGGGCGGCCTCGGACACGTTGATGCCGAGCTCGCGTGCTTCTGCGGCGAGCTTGTCGTCGATGACCACCGAGGTGCGCATACCTGGAATATAGCAGGTGACGACATACTTCTTCGATGCGCTTCACGTGACTGGGACCGTCAGGTGGGGCCCACCAGCACGACCGCGTTGGAGGGATCAGGCGAGTGCTCGGCGCAGGGCGTCTGCGACCCCTTCGTCGTCATCGCACCACGACGCCAACTCGCG of Egibacteraceae bacterium contains these proteins:
- a CDS encoding type II toxin-antitoxin system CcdA family antitoxin; translation: MRTSVVIDDKLAAEARELGINVSEAAREGLRRAVWRRRSELDRHAYRSRPEAEDQAWDDAEAWGEP